One window from the genome of Musa acuminata AAA Group cultivar baxijiao chromosome BXJ1-4, Cavendish_Baxijiao_AAA, whole genome shotgun sequence encodes:
- the LOC135581271 gene encoding homeobox protein ATH1-like, with translation MEKDILNAGLSMTDHNHVSMDTIASLFFSGSTSQPGIKDQNFHEQIMSGNTLFPSLQKESQNNVSPSYYGGLLTPVGYATIDECVGKNELEEQTEVPLLSSMPLQYNVADTNGLEEDFSTVNLSSSASFPLQEMKFSMPRNNFNVLATQNVTEVLASKTGGSLNKQFDYVRYSDETLKHQVPSSSTSIVHPSCYIKEFSKPELCSDILTPKFLSYYTPSNELSLSLGSSRPSMSKMLDISDQFSEINCSGIDQVPPKNSRYCSDEFGEYSLVVNSLHDVQLRTGTELGNDQHCPGIQEFSTCSGPVNLYGILTSRYFSVTQQILSEVSSYIQLDDSLSGISFSSSCSSERGLVITRSMDFQSSFGDIDSQDHVEKLQALETTREKSQLLTMLQLVDLKYKQCLEEVNGVISLYDDATKSAVPQFSSGFALHTISMLYKNLRERITRSILLVNQQSERKEGRVRAIESSFLQRHWALQQVRRNDWRPKRGLPEKSVSVLRAWMFQNFTHPYPSDGEKNLLALRSGLTRSQVSNWFINARVRLWKPMIEEMYLELGKRNGGEDGAEEECRSHETTKVRESS, from the exons ATGGAGAAAGATATTCTGAATGCTGGCTTATCAATGACAGATCATAATCATGTTTCGATGGACACAATCGCGTCACTCTTTTTTTCAGGCTCAACAAGTCAGCCAGGTATCAAAGATCAAAACTTCCATGAACAGATAATGAGTGGCAATACTTTGTTTCCATCACTGCAGAAAGAAAGCCAGAACAATGTTTCTCCATCATACTATGGTGGTCTTTTGACACCGGTTGGATATGCTACCATTGATGAGTGTGTGGGGAAGAATGAACTTGAGGAGCAAACTGAAGTGCCTCTGCTATCATCTATGCCACTTCAGTACAATGTGGCTGACACAAATGGCTTAGAGGAAGATTTTTCGACTGTCAATCTCTCTTCCTCTGCATCATTTCCATTGCAAGAGATGAAATTTTCTATGCCCAGAAACAATTTCAATGTTTTGGCCACACAAAATGTTACTGAAGTTCTAGCATCCAAAACTGGCGGTAGCTTGAATAAGCAATTTGACTATGTAAGGTATTCTGATGAAACTCTTAAACATCAGGTTCCTTCTTCTTCAACAAGCATAGTTCATCCTTCTTGTTATATCAAGGAATTCTCAAAGCCTGAGTTGTGTTCGGATATACTTACTCCAAAATTTCTTAGTTACTATACTCCCTCTAATGAATTGTCTCTTAGTCTTGGCTCCTCCAGACCTTCTATGAGCAAAATGCTAGATATCTCTGACCAGTTCTCAGAAATTAATTGCTCTGGAATAGATCAGGTGCCACCAAAGAACAGTAGATACTGTTCTGATGAGTTCGGAGAATACTCTCTTGTCGTCAATTCTTTGCATGATGTGCAGTTGCGAACTGGAACTGAGCTAGGAAATGATCAACACTGCCCTGGCATTCAGGAGTTCTCTACATGCAGTGGTCCTGTTAATCTGTATGGGATACTGACATCAAGATATTTTAGTGTGACTCAACAAATACTCTCTGAGGTTTCGAGCTATATCCAGTTAGATGACTCACTGAGTGGGATTTCTTTCTCCTCTAGTTGCTCCAGTGAAAGAGGACTTGTCATTACAAGATCCATGGATTTCCAGTCTTCATTTGGAGACATTGATTCCCAGGACCATGTGGAAAAATTGCAAGCCCTTGAAACTACCAGGGAGAAGTCTCAGCTGCTGACTATGCTTCAATTG GTTGACCTCAAGTATAAGCAGTGCTTAGAAGAAGTAAACGGTGTGATATCTCTATATGATGATGCAACCAAATCTGCTGTTCCTCAATTCTCTTCTGGCTTTGCCCTTCACACAATCAGCATGCTCTATAAGAACCTGAGGGAAAGAATCACTCGCAGCATCCTTTTGGTGAATCAACAAAGTGAGCGCAAGGAAGGACGAGTGAGAGCCATCGAGTCTTCTTTTCTCCAGAGACACTGGGCTCTACAGCAGGTAAGAAGGAATGATTGGAGACCTAAAAGAGGATTGCCTGAAAAATCTGTCTCGGTCTTGCGGGCATGGATGTTCCAAAACTTCACTCACCC GTACCCCAGTGACGGAGAGAAAAATTTACTTGCACTAAGAAGTGGATTGACGAGGAGCCAG GTCTCCAACTGGTTCATAAATGCAAGGGTTCGTTTGTGGAAGCCAATGATCGAGGAGATGTACTTGGAACTCGGTAAAAGGAACGGAGGAGAAGATGGTGCAGAGGAAGAGTGCAGAAGCCATGAGACCACTAAAGTCAGAGAATCCAGTTGA
- the LOC135641320 gene encoding shaggy-related protein kinase eta-like: protein MASLPLGPHNPPPPEQGAFVPAVPSSHPEMAQDKASVVEGNDAVTGHIISTTIGGKNGEPKQTISYMAERVVGNGSFGIVFQAKCLETGETVAIKKVLQDRRYKNRELQLMRSIDHPNVISLKHCFFSTTSRDELFLNLVMEYVPETLYRVLRHYSSVSQRMPLIYVKLYTYQIFRGLAYIHTVPGVCHRDVKPQNVLVDPLTHQVKLCDFGSAKVLVKGEPNISYICSRYYRAPELIFGATEYTTSIDIWSAGCVLAELLLGQPLFPGESAVDQLVEIIKVLGTPTREEIRCMNPNYTEFRFPQIKAHPWHKIFHKRMPLEAIDLTSRLLQYSPSFRCTALEACAHPFFDELREPNARLPNGRPLPPLFNFKQELAGASPELIDKLIPEHVRRQSGLSFLQMPGT, encoded by the exons ATGGCTTCCCTGCCGCTTGGACCTCATAATCCGCCGCCGCCGGAGCAGGGCGCCTTCGTCCCCGCCGTACCTTCCAGCCATCCGGAGATGGCCCAAGACAAG GCATCTGTTGTGGAGGGGAATGATGCAGTCACTGGTCATATCATATCCACCACCATTGGAGGCAAGAACGGTGAACCTAAGCAG ACCATTAGTTACATGGCAGAGCGTGTTGTGGGAAATGGCTCATTTGGAATTGTCTTCCAG GCAAAATGCTTGGAAACAGGTGAGACTGTCGCTATAAAGAAGGTTTTGCAGGACCGGAGATACAAAAACCGTGAGCTGCAGTTGATGCGCTCAATAGATCATCCAAATGTTATCTCTCTAAAGCATTGTTTCTTCTCCACCACAAGCAGAGATGAACTTTTTCTCAACCTAGTTATGGAATATGTGCCTGAAACCTTATATCGTGTTCTAAGGCATTACAGCAGTGTGAGTCAAAGGATGCCACTTATCTATGTGAAGCTTTACACATATCAG ATATTTAGAGGGTTGGCTTATATCCATACAGTTCCTGGCGTTTGCCATAGAGATGTAAAGCCACAAAATGTTTTGGTAG ATCCTCTCACTCACCAAGTCAAGCTATGTGATTTTGGAAGTGCAAAAGTTTTG GTCAAGGGTGAACCAAACATTTCCTACATTTGCTCTCGCTATTACCGTGCTCCAGAGCTTATTTTTGGTGCAACAGAATACACAACATCTATTGATATATGGTCAGCAGGTTGTGTTCTTGCTGAGTTGCtccttggtcag CCATTGTTTCCTGGAGAAAGTGCTGTTGATCAGCTTGTTGAGATAATCAAG gTTCTTGGAACTCCAACCCGTGAGGAAATTCGTTGCATGAATCCTAATTATACTGAGTTCAGGTTTCCACAGATAAAAGCTCATCCATGGCACAAG ATATTCCATAAACGAATGCCTCTGGAAGCAATAGATCTTACATCACGCCTTCTCCAATACTCTCCAAGCTTTCGCTGCACTGCA CTGGAAGCATGTGCTCACCCCTTTTTTGATGAGCTGCGGGAACCAAATGCAAGGTTGCCAAATGGTCGTCCTCTGCCTCCTCTTTTTAACTTCAAACAAGAA TTAGCAGGTGCATCACCAGAGCTCATCGACAAGCTGATTCCGGAACATGTGAGGCGCCAATCTGGTCTCAGTTTCTTGCAAATGCCCGGGACGTAA
- the LOC135641323 gene encoding nucleobase-ascorbate transporter 2-like encodes MAEIKPEEITHLPMDQLQGFEYCIDSNPSWGEAIVLGFQHYILALGTAVMIPTLLVPLMGGSDDDKVRVVQTLLFVTGVNTLLQTLFGTRLPTVVGGSYAFVVPIISIIHDSSLTRIVDDHERFLQTMRAIQGALIVSSSIQIILGYSQLWGIFSRFFSPLGMVPVVSLVGFGLFDKGFPVVGRCVEIGVPMLILFIASSQYLKHLHVRRLPVLERFSLLITITIIWVYAHLLTVGGAYKYRPERTQFNCRTDRANLISSAPWIKIPYPLQWGAPTFDAGHSFGMMAAVFVSLIESTGTYKAAARLASATPPPAHVLSRGIGWQGIGILLDGLFGTVTGSTVSVENVGLLGSTRVGSRRVIQISAGFMIFFSILGKFGALFASIPFTIFAAVYCVLFGVVAAVGLSLLQFTNMNSMRNLFIVGVSIFLGLSVPEYFFRYTMSAQHGPAHTKASWFNDYMNTIFSSPPTVALIVAVFLDNTLDFKDTGKDRGMPWWARFRTFNGDSRSEEFYTLPFNLDRFFPPS; translated from the exons ATGGCAGAAATCAAGCCTGAGGAGATCACGCATTTGCCCATGGATCAGCTACAGGGATTTGAGTACTGCATTGACTCCAATCCATCTTGGG GAGAGGCTATTGTCTTGGGATTTCAGCATTACATATTGGCCTTGGGCACGGCCGTGATGATCCCGACTCTGTTGGTACCATTGATGGGCGGAAGTGAT GATGACAAGGTCAGGGTGGTTCAGACGTTGCTATTTGTGACTGGAGTAAATACTTTGCTTCAGACTCTATTTGGGACTCGTCTTCCGACTGTTGTTGGTGGTTCATATGCATTTGTGGTTCCCATCATATCCATAATTCATGACTCATCCCTGACACGAATAGTCGATGACCATGAA AGATTCCTCCAAACCATGAGAGCTATACAAggggctttaattgtctcttccagcATTCAGATTATTCTTGGTTACAGCCAGTTGTGGGGTATATTCTCCAG ATTTTTCAGCCCTCTGGGAATGGTTCCAGTGGTTTCACTGGTAGGATTCGGCTTATTTGACAAAGGATTCCCTGTG GTTGGGAGATGCGTAGAGATTGGCGTTCCAATGCTCATCCTATTCATTGCTTCCTCCCAG TATCTAAAGCATCTACATGTTAGACGGTTGCCCGTATTAGAGAGGTTCTCTCTCCTGATAACCATTACCATCATATGGGTTTATGCCCACTTGCTTACGGTTGGGGGTGCATACAAATACCGGCCTGAGCGCACCCAATTCAACTGCCGTACTGACCGTGCCAACCTCATCTCCTCTGCTCCCTG GATAAAGATTCCATACCCTTTGCAATGGGGTGCACCAACTTTTGATGCTGGCCATTCTTTCGGGATGATGGCTGCTGTCTTTGTATCCTTGATTGAG TCGACAGGGACTTATAAAGCTGCAGCCCGCCTAGCTAGTGCAACACCACCTCCAGCTCATGTTCTGAGCCGAGGCATTGGATGGCAG GGAATAGGAATTCTACTTGATGGGCTATTTGGCACTGTAACTGGATCAACTGTGTCTGT GGAGAATGTCGGGCTTCTTGGATCAACTAGAGTTGGGAGTCGTAGAGTCATCCAGATCTCAGCTGGGTTCATGATATTCTTCTCCATCTTGG GGAAATTTGGAGCATTGTTTGCCTCCATTCCATTCACCATCTTTGCTGCTGTTTACTGTGTTCTATTTGGAGTTGTGG CTGCGGTGGGGCTCTCCTTGTTGCAGTTCACCAACATGAACTCCATGCGCAACCTCTTCATCGTTGGCGTCTCCATCTTCCTCGGCCTATCGGTTCCTGAGTACTTCTTCCGCTACACCATGAGTGCTCAGCATGGTCCAGCCCACACCAAGGCATCATGG TTCAATGACTACATGAACACAATCTTCTCCTCTCCACCTACTGTGGCACTGATAGTTGCAGTTTTCCTGGACAACACACTCGACTTCAAGGACACTGGCAAGGACCGAGGCATGCCATGGTGGGCCAGGTTCCGGACGTTCAACGGAGACAGCCGGAGTGAGGAGTTCTACACTCTCCCCTTCAACCTTGACCGCTTCTTCCCTCCATCATGA